In one window of Musa acuminata AAA Group cultivar baxijiao chromosome BXJ3-2, Cavendish_Baxijiao_AAA, whole genome shotgun sequence DNA:
- the LOC103968517 gene encoding trihelix transcription factor GT-2: MQQQLLLQQQQQQQEAAATGPRADMLRIPGGTDPLHPPAEAASPISSLPPPDATANFDELTPAVAGNEEAEPGGVPGNRWPRKETLALLKIRSEMDVAFRGAAFKSPLWEDVSKKLAEMGYKRSSKKCKEKFENVHKYYKRTKEGRAGQQDGKAYHFFSQLEAIHNRSGGGAITLSAAVSQPTPASFTAGVVGSPAARIRPSPISAVGSLPIPTPARVVVELGPHGFSSSAAAANGINFPWNSSSSSTESDEEDTEEAGENQEGRKRKRSRSSRARRQLMNFSEAIMNQVMERQEAMEQKFLEAIKKREHERMIREEEWRRQEMALLSREQELLAQERAVAASRDTAVISYLQKISGQSKPLPAATTSVSAISTRPPTMLQSHAPSLPQPPPQPRQAQTPQEQKPPVPVQPLQHHHTQSTDIEQYQPLSAKQPSVPISSETDQGILGSGSFEPPSSSRWPKAEVHALIQLWTGLEPRYQEAGPRVPLWEEISANMQRLGYSRSAKRCKEKWENINKYFKKVKDNSKQRPEDSKTCPYFYQLDAIYRKKLLGHGGRGGGDGDGRGSVGVQQQQEQDPKCSPVPQETADNVVQMQHQQQTPSEAKYKNGSDSNRNGGNSKQAQTSNGGHPPSFFEEGMNKTEDIVKDPIEQRQRQEIDDPDSENLDQDDDDESSKLQYTIQFQRQDVGGGGGNAQAAAAAAAATAGSFLSLVQ; this comes from the exons ATGCAGCAACAGTTACTactacagcagcagcagcagcagcaggaggccGCTGCAACCGGTCCCAGAGCTGACATGCTTCGAATTCCAGGCGGCACTGACCCCCTCCATCCGCCGGCCGAGGCTGCCTCCCCCATCAGCAGCCTGCCGCCGCCGGATGCCACCGCCAACTTCGATGAACTAACCCCAGCCGTCGCCGGGAACGAGGAGGCAGAGCCCGGCGGCGTGCCCGGGAACCGGTGGCCGCGGAAAGAGACGCTGGCGCTGCTGAAGATCCGCTCCGAGATGGACGTCGCCTTCCGAGGAGCCGCATTTAAGAGCCCTCTCTGGGAAGACGTCTCCAA GAAGCTGGCGGAGATGGGCTACAAGAGGAGCTCAAAGAAGTGCAAGGAGAAGTTTGAGAATGTACACAAGTATTACAAGCGCACCAAGGAAGGCCGCGCCGGGCAACAGGACGGCAAGGCCTACCACTTCTTCAGCCAGCTCGAGGCCATCCACAACCGCAGCGGAGGCGGCGCCATCACGCTCTCTGCGGCTGTCTCCCAGCCGACCCCGGCTAGCTTCACCGCCGGCGTGGTGGGTTCCCCGGCTGCCAGAATCCGACCTTCACCCATCTCGGCCGTGGGCTCACTGCCCATCCCGACGCCAGCTAGGGTCGTCGTTGAGCTCGGCCCACACGGATTCTCTAGCTCGGCTGCTGCCGCCAACGGGATCAACTTCCCGTGGAATTCATCCTCCTCGTCAACGGAATCGGACGAAGAGGATACAGAAGAGGCCGGTGAGAACCAGGAAGGACGGAAGAGGAAACGCAGCAGGAGCTCGCGAGCTCGACGGCAGCTAATGAACTTTTCCGAGGCGATAATGAATCAGGTTATGGAACGGCAGGAGGCCATGGAGCAGAAGTTCTTGGAGGCAATCAAGAAGAGAGAACATGAACGAATGATTCGAGAGGAGGAGTGGCGGCGCCAGGAGATGGCGCTGCTCAGCCGCGAGCAAGAGTTGCTCGCCCAAGAGCGCGCCGTGGCGGCGTCCCGAGACACGGCAGTAATTTCCTACCTTCAAAAGATCAGCGGGCAATCTAAACCATTGCCTGCAGCCACCACCAGCGTCTCGGCCATCTCCACCAGACCGCCTACTATGCTGCAGTCGCACGCTCCGTCTCTTCCACAACCGCCACCTCAGCCGCGACAGGCGCAGACACCGCAGGAACAGAAGCCGCCAGTGCCGGTACAGCCACTTCAGCATCATCATACGCAAAGCACCGATATCGAACAGTATCAGCCCTTATCGGCAAAGCAGCCGTCGGTGCCGATCAGCTCGGAGACTGATCAGGGCATTCTCGGCAGCGGCAGCTTCGAGCCACCGTCTTCCTCGAGATGGCCCAAGGCGGAGGTCCATGCACTAATCCAGCTGTGGACTGGGCTCGAGCCGAGGTACCAGGAGGCAGGTCCTAGGGTTCCGCTGTGGGAGGAGATCTCCGCCAATATGCAGCGGCTGGGATACAGTCGGAGTGCCAAGAGATGCAAGGAGAAGTGGGAGAACATCAACAAGTACTTCAAGAAGGTGAAGGACAACAGCAAGCAACGCCCGGAGGACTCCAAAACCTGCCCCTACTTCTACCAATTGGACGCAATCTATAGAAAGAAACTGCTCGGTCATggcggccgcggcggcggcgacggcgacggccgtGGCAGTGTGGGAGTCCAACAGCAGCAGGAGCAAGACCCCAAATGCAGTCCAGTTCCGCAAGAAACGGCTGACAACGTGGTACAGATGCAGCACCAACAGCAGACTCCATCCGAGGCCAAATACAAGAACGGCAGCGACAGCAACAGAAATGGTGGGAATTCGAAACAAGCACAAACGAGCAATGGAGGGCATCCGCCAAGCTTCTTTGAAGAAGGAATGAACAAG ACGGAAGACATTGTGAAGGATCCTATAGAGCAAAGACAAAGGCAGGAGATAGACGACCCCGACAGCGAAAATctggaccaagacgacgatgacgAGAGCAGCAAGTTGCAGTATACGATACAGTTCCAGAGGCAGGATGTGGGTGGTGGCGGCGGTAATGCACAGGCAGCGGCCGCGGCGGCCGCAGCGACTGCAGGTTCCTTCTTGTCTCTGGTTCAGTAG